The Drosophila nasuta strain 15112-1781.00 chromosome 2R, ASM2355853v1, whole genome shotgun sequence genome segment CAATGCTTTCAGTCTGATGGTGAGTTTCAAAGCCATTTAAATAGTTTGACAAAGCCAAGttaattatttcacattttacaGACAAGGAAATGGTCAAGGAGCGCACATATCATTCGTGGCTATATCGGAAAATTCGCACACTAAAGTAAAATCAAAGCGCAGTTGACATTGTAAATGTTCATATGAGATTTGAAAGTATTTCGTGCGTAatagaattataaacaatttgtacCACCAATTGTCACTTGTTTTACAACCTGCTTTTCACACGGCGCTGCCCCAAAATCATGCTCAATGCGAATTCCTACAAGTTTTAAGCCGTTGTGTGCTTGCTTGCTGTGTGGAGAAACTCATGTACTTTGACTGGGTATCAGTCATGCATGAGTATTGCCTTGGATAGCTCAAGGCTTGGAATCTTTTGGATTTAGATAGTAAGCACCCGCGTTCCCATTGCTGTCTCTGTATGTGTTTTGCTTACCATATTCtaaacaaaatgcacaaaaaaaacagcgaGGAAATGAGCAGGCAATCAGGCGTAAAGTAATGCTATAAATCGGACCACATTTGTGTCTCTGGCCCATTGGCCAAGAGGAGAAGCACAAGCAGAAGGTGGTCGACTGGTGGCCATAGCGAGTATCCACGAAATGTTACAATCCAATTAGGCGTCTTGGGCCACTTGCACTGTTGTCGTTGAATGCTTAACCCGATTGATTTTCAAGTCTCAGACGTGCGTGGAACGCGCTGCGGTTCGGACGTGTTTTGTGGTTGCCACTAGCCAATACTGggctaaaaacaaaagaaaaccaaacGAAAAAGGAATTTTCAACTTGAGTTTGAAGCCTTTAAAGTGCCGCACCACATCCTGTGCAGGagacacaaattgaaaattggaaTTTTGAGTCGCCGTCGCAGCAGTTTTCGCAGTCTTGAAGCCAGTCTATATAGATTTAAACCAGTTCTAAATGCCAATTATCGCGAGTGGATAATCTAATTAACAAAATGGTGTGTgagatatacaaataaaaatgaaaacacaagATTTATTTAATCTTGTAAAGGATTAAGGACATTTGATACTCGCTACtgaaataatcttaaaagtGCAAAGTGAAACCTCACAAAAAGCCTTTGTTCTTTTTCCTtccgagtttttttttttaattttccaagtTCTGAGAATTATTTCCCTTTGTTTGCTTTCTTGGGGTCTTGCAGGGTCTTGAATTCTTCTTCAAATTTGGCTATGCCTTCCTTACCATAACGCTGATCATCATGATCTGGATGTCCTTGGCGCGTGCCTCGATGTTCAGTCGCGAAACGGAAGAAACTCGTTATCCGCCGTGTACTTACAATGTGATGTGTACGTGTTCCCAATCCTCGACAGATCTGGGCATTGTGCACTGCAAAAATGTGCCGTTTCCCGCATTGCCACGCATGGTGAACCAATCGAAGGTGAGTAAGAGGAAACTATTAAGGAAATTACTGGAGCGATCGGGTTTTGTCATAGGTTTTCATGTTACACATGGAGAATACGGGATTGCGAGAAATCGAGCCATATTTCCTGCAATCGACAGGCATGTATCGCCTGAAGATATCGGGCAATCATTTGACTGAGATACCCGATGATGCGTTCACTGGCCTGGAGCGTTCGCTGTGGGAATTGATATTGCCACAAAACGATCTGGTCGAGATTCCTTCGAAATCGCTGAGACATCTGCAGAAGCTGCGTATTCTGGATTTGTCGGATAATCATATAACGGCCATACACCACGATTCGTTTCGTGGCCTGGAGGAATCGTTGCAGAGTTTGATTCTAGGCGAGAATTGCATCTCCATGCTGCAGTCGCACAGTTTCTCGGGGCTGCTCAATCTCGAGACGCTGGATTTGAGTGGGAATAGTCTGTTCGAGATAGATCCCAATGTGTTTATCGATGGGATGCCGCGTTTGACGCGGCTGTTGCTTACGGATAACATTCTCTCGGAGATTCCCTACGATGCACTGGGTCCGCTAAAAAGTCTGCGTACGCTCGACATTTCCCACAATGTCATCTGGTCTTTGAGTGGCAATGAAACGTATGACATTAAGGCCAACACCAAACTGAATCTAGACAATCTGCACTTGGAGTACAATCACATTGAAGTGCTGCCACCGAATTcgttcaaatattttgatacCGTCAATCGCACCTTCTTTGATGGCAACCCGATCCACACACTGCGAGTGAGTTGCATCTAAGAATTAAATATGATCCCTGattaatactatataatattctttattattcTTTAGGATGATGCATTTAAACCTGCTCGCATACGCGAGATCTATATGCGCTATTGTGGACTGACGAATATTTCGCCTGTGGCCTTTGATAGTTTGGTGAATAGTCTGCAGATTTTGGATCTGTCGGGCAACAATCTAACCAAGTTACACCACAAGCTGTTCAATAATTTCGATGTCTTGAGGTAAGTGGTTGGAGACTCAAGCCTAATCGGATTGGCTGGCGCCCGCCCAACAGCAATGTGGGGCTTCCCCTAAGTGTGTGACCTGCTTTCGAAACGGAAACGTGACGAAAAAAAGGGGAACTGAAATAAGCAGCTAACCAGCATTTTGCTTTTCCActtttccttctctctctcgttctgaCTCTCTATTTCTCTTTAAACAGGGTCATCAGCATGCGTGACAATAAGATCAAAATCCCGAAGCCCACGGAAACCTTTAATGCCATGCATTATACGTTGCTTAAACTGGATCTGAGTGGCGATCGCAATGATCCAACCAATCTGCAAACGTTGCGCAAGTAAGTGACCCCAGCACAAATAGAAACAATCCTGTTCCCCGCACCCCTTATCCCAGCAAAtcgtattttgtatttatttgcaaaaagtATGACCAGAATGCGGAACATGCGATCGCTGTCCATCTCACGCATGGGATCCTCCTCGGTGGGACCTGAGGACTTCAAGGACTTTGGTGTCGAACTGGAGGATCTGCAGATAACGCGAGCTAGTCTCTCGGGCATACAATCGCATGCTTTCAAGCATGTTCGAGGCTTAAAGCGTCTGGACTTTAGTGAGAATGGCATTTCCAGCATTGAAAATGATGCGTTCCATGAAGTTTGTTTTCAGTTAAGAGTTTCCTTTGACTCCTTGATAATTGATGCATTAATTTGTAGATTGGACACTCGCTGATCTCGTTGAAGATGTCGCATGGCTACTCTGGCAGTGCTTTGCCTGCAGAGGCATTGAGACATCTCACTTCGCTGCAGGAGCTGGACTTTAGCAATAATCACATTAGCAGCATGAGTGATACGAGTTTCCATTTCCTAAAGAATCTGCGATTGCTGGAGCTGCACGACAATCGCATTGAGCAGGTGTTGAAGGGCACCTTCCAAGGCGATATACACTCGAAGCTGGAGGAGATTTCGTTGCGTTTCAATCACTTGACATCGATATCGCAACACACTTTCTTCGACTTGGAAGCGTTGCGCAAACTGCAGTTGGATGACAATAAAATCGACAAGGTCGAGCGTCGTGCATTTATGAATTTGGATGAATTGGAGTATCTGAGTTTACGTGGCAATAAACTAAACAATCTGGCTGAGGAATCTTTCCAAAATCTGCCCAAACTCGAGATATTGGATATGGCTTTCAATCAGCTGCCAAACTTTAATTTCGATTACTTTGATCAAGTTGGAACGTTGTccaatttaaaagtaaatgttAGCCACAATCAGATTCGGCAGCTGATGTACAATTCATCATGGAGTGGACGCAATGAGCATGgtagaaaaaaacacaaattataaatactaaaagttgCTAAAAATCTTTGTTTTTAAAGGCGGCATGTATCACTCGAATATCAAGATCTTGGATCTGTCCCACAACAACATCTCCATTATCTATCCTGGCTATTTCCGGCCTGCTGAGATTTCGTTGACCCACTTGCATTTGGGTTATAATTCGCTCATGGTACGTGTTTTTAAGCAGACAACTTAATAGTTtactaaatatagcttttCTCATAGAACACCACTCGAGATGTGTTTGGCAACATGCCGCATTTGCAGTGGCTTGATCTTAGCTACAATTGGATACATGAACTGGACTTTGATGCCttcaaaaataccaaacagcTGCAGTTGGTCTTCTTCGATCACAATTACTTGACCGACATTCCACAGGATATCTTTAAGCCAGTGCAAGGATTGCGCATTGTGGACTTTTCGCACAACAAACTGCGCGGTTTGCCCGATAATCTCTTCTACAATGGCGGCATGGAGAAGTAAGTTGggttaaacaaataattggaaaatattttatatatattttttaatatttgcagaTTGGATGTCTCGCACAATATGCTACTGAAGATACCATCCTCTTCGCTCTCCAGTTTGGCTGCCTTGACGCTCTGCGAACTGCATTTGTCcaataatttcatttccaCTATACACAGCATGGATCTATCCAACAAGTTCAGAGTGAGTTTTAACAATCCTCGATTTACAAAATTATCCATTTCTTATTCTCCACCTCTTTCAGTCCCTTCGATATCTAGACATCTCGTATAACTATTTGCTGCGCATCGATGATGCTGTCTTTGCCACAATGCCCAAATTGGCAGTGCTCGATCTTTCCCACAATCGTGATCTAAAAGTTATGGATAAATCGTTTATGGGACTGGAAACTTCGCTAATTAAGCTCGGCTTGGAGAATGTTTCACTCAGCACAGTGCCTGAGATACGTTTGAAGTATCTGCGAGAATTCCGTCTGGGCTACAATGAACTGCCTTCCATTCCCCAGGAGCTGGCGCATAACATGAGCAATCTACGCATGCTGGATCTCTCGAACAATGACTTGACCAATGTTCCTCTAATGACGCAATCGCTGCCACATTTGCGGTGagtaaaataaactttattttagtttaaatgtgatttataattgttttttttacagCCGTCTAATGCTCTCAGGAAACCCGATCACCTcgctcaacaacaacagctttgATGGCGTCAACGAGGATCTCGAAATGCTGGACATATCCAACTTCCGTTTGCATTATTTCGAGTATGGTTGCCTCGATTCACTGCCCCACTTGCGTTCCCTTAAGTTGACTGCCTATTCGCACTTGGAGCACTTTAATATTCCCCATTTGCTGCGCCATCATCACAATATCAGAGAACTGTGGATTGAGGCGCCGCAACCTTTCACACGCATTGTCAAGAAGGGTTCGGGACCCACGCAGGAAATGCAGACAGTGCAGCTGGGCATGCCAACAGATCTGCTGCGTGAAATGGAAGGACATCTGCCTTCAAAGTTGACAAACATTACGTTTAGTGGGCCGCAGTTTACGAATATTAACGAGCGCATACTCAGAGTGAGACTTTTTTAAAAgcgtttttaaatattgatttacatattcatcttttttaaatttagggCATGCGTTCTCCTTACCTGTATATGCAATTGTTTAATACCTCACTGCAAGCCTTGCCGCCAAACTTCTTCAAGCACATGGGGCGGGTACGCAATATTTCGCTGGACATACGCTATCACAATCGCAATTTGAAGAAGATACCAAATCCAAACACTGGCGCAGTGCCTTATCTGCCAAACAGCGTCTTCCTGACCGATCTCAAGATGTCTCACACGGATCTCAACTGCGATTGCGACTTGGGGTGAGTTTTGTTAATCAATTTATGATCTATTTGCTCATtctattttcttcttttagtTGGGTGGAGTTCTGGCAGCGCAAGCGTAGACAATACATCTGCTCCTCGCAGACTTGGACCGATACAGTTTTCCGCACGTTCATGAACTCACCGTGCCAGGTTTATGGACGTCACAATTGCGATGATCACGATGACGATCTTCGCGAGACGCGTTGTGATAACAAAGGCGGTCAACAGCTCTTGGAAGTAAGTGCACATGAATTGATatcaaattgttaattaactataaatttgatttatcaATTGCAGGCTTTGAAATTTGATCTGGAGTGCGGTTGGGACAATGCCAATTGTAAAGAAACAGCCCTGATTGTAATAGCCGTGTGCCTGGGCTTTGTGTTCTGGATGTGACTTCTGTACTTTGCATATAAGACGTCCACCGACTTTTACGATATTCTAGAGCGAGTCTATGGCAGGCAGGTCGTCTAAGTTGGTTGTGTTTCCTTTGGGAACTGGCCTAGTTTATGAATTGTGCCTGACCATCTAGAAATTAAGCGTGATGAGACTTTTTCTTACCTTCTTACCTTTTATGTTCTTCGACGACTCCCTTACTAGCACTGAACACCCAGCGAAGTTGCTTTAGAGTCCACAATTTAGAGTCCTTGGCCAACGCCTTATATGTAGGAATCCTCACCTCACCTCACCACATATCTCATACCTTTTCAACTTTATATACCATTTGTagtacttaaaatatttgatattacttaaaataattgaattagttttcttttgtattttattgtgcaATTCTCTTGTCTATGTTATCCAAATACGTTAATCCTCCGATTTATAACTATATACATTACTTAAGTTAGGTCACTTCGCCGCTTAAACAATTCCAATTGAAAGTCTGTAAAATGTTtcataaacataataaatatttacggTAGGTTAAATGGACTTTTCTTTAcattattttcctttttccgCTCTGTCACAAATTGTCTAGCATTAAACCTTGCAATTTTTTATGGCCAcaagcagcggcaacagcaaatgaTGTACCGTGGACACAGTGgcaacaaacaattaaaaactttgccaTAAAGTTTGTGacttttcttctcttttttccATACGATAAATTATTATGTAATGCCCTACATTGAACTTTTTCCAGGCCTTGTAcacatttgttttttcctGCTTTTCCCTCactcttattgtttttttttcggcagtTTTATTGAGCTAAAGTACTGTGTGATATATGCTATGGAAGTGGAGAAGGGGACGGAGGCAGAAGGCAGCGATTCACTAAACTTCAAAGGGGGCAGCGACAACCTCAGCAGCTTCCTGTTTATGCACTTTGCCAATGCCAGTGGCTGGAGTTGGTGCCTCAGAGCGACCGCAGTATttgagctgtgtgtgtgtgtgtttgggggCGAGTTGTTgattatattatagtataactCAGTAAATTTGTTTGCCTTACCTGCTGcccaattaaattttcaaagcGGGGCCGCACAAATGTCCAGGCACCCATATTGCGGTGCTCCTCCTGGCTCCAAATGAACGCTGTATTAAAGAAGTAAAGAAACGTGTAAAACATAAGGTTTGCAGGTTTATGACGAGCACTTACATTGCACGTTGCCGTATTGCGCCAGCTGGGCTTGCAGCTCCTGCACGGGGAAGGGACACAGCGATTCCAGACGCACAATGGCCGTATCGTGAGCCTCACGCTTCTGCCGCTCCTCGACCAGATTGTAATAGTGCTTGCCGCTGCATAAGATGACCTTGCGCACCTGTTCCGGTTGCACGGTGTTATCTCCTGTAATGGGTAGAGAGTGAGTTAAGAAAAGGGAAGCCATAAAACGACAGCTACTGTACCTAGCACATTGTGGAACATGCTGCCCGGTTGGAAGTCCTCGTGCGTTGATGTAGCTGCCGACAGACGTAGCAGAGTCTTGGGCGCTATCACCACCAA includes the following:
- the LOC132784458 gene encoding chaoptin isoform X1, which translates into the protein MGLEFFFKFGYAFLTITLIIMIWMSLARASMFSRETEETRYPPCTYNVMCTCSQSSTDLGIVHCKNVPFPALPRMVNQSKVFMLHMENTGLREIEPYFLQSTGMYRLKISGNHLTEIPDDAFTGLERSLWELILPQNDLVEIPSKSLRHLQKLRILDLSDNHITAIHHDSFRGLEESLQSLILGENCISMLQSHSFSGLLNLETLDLSGNSLFEIDPNVFIDGMPRLTRLLLTDNILSEIPYDALGPLKSLRTLDISHNVIWSLSGNETYDIKANTKLNLDNLHLEYNHIEVLPPNSFKYFDTVNRTFFDGNPIHTLRDDAFKPARIREIYMRYCGLTNISPVAFDSLVNSLQILDLSGNNLTKLHHKLFNNFDVLRVISMRDNKIKIPKPTETFNAMHYTLLKLDLSGDRNDPTNLQTLRNMTRMRNMRSLSISRMGSSSVGPEDFKDFGVELEDLQITRASLSGIQSHAFKHVRGLKRLDFSENGISSIENDAFHEIGHSLISLKMSHGYSGSALPAEALRHLTSLQELDFSNNHISSMSDTSFHFLKNLRLLELHDNRIEQVLKGTFQGDIHSKLEEISLRFNHLTSISQHTFFDLEALRKLQLDDNKIDKVERRAFMNLDELEYLSLRGNKLNNLAEESFQNLPKLEILDMAFNQLPNFNFDYFDQVGTLSNLKVNVSHNQIRQLMYNSSWSGRNEHGGMYHSNIKILDLSHNNISIIYPGYFRPAEISLTHLHLGYNSLMNTTRDVFGNMPHLQWLDLSYNWIHELDFDAFKNTKQLQLVFFDHNYLTDIPQDIFKPVQGLRIVDFSHNKLRGLPDNLFYNGGMEKLDVSHNMLLKIPSSSLSSLAALTLCELHLSNNFISTIHSMDLSNKFRSLRYLDISYNYLLRIDDAVFATMPKLAVLDLSHNRDLKVMDKSFMGLETSLIKLGLENVSLSTVPEIRLKYLREFRLGYNELPSIPQELAHNMSNLRMLDLSNNDLTNVPLMTQSLPHLRRLMLSGNPITSLNNNSFDGVNEDLEMLDISNFRLHYFEYGCLDSLPHLRSLKLTAYSHLEHFNIPHLLRHHHNIRELWIEAPQPFTRIVKKGSGPTQEMQTVQLGMPTDLLREMEGHLPSKLTNITFSGPQFTNINERILRGMRSPYLYMQLFNTSLQALPPNFFKHMGRVRNISLDIRYHNRNLKKIPNPNTGAVPYLPNSVFLTDLKMSHTDLNCDCDLGWVEFWQRKRRQYICSSQTWTDTVFRTFMNSPCQVYGRHNCDDHDDDLRETRCDNKGGQQLLEALKFDLECGWDNANCKETALIVIAVCLGFVFWM
- the LOC132784458 gene encoding chaoptin isoform X2, translating into MGLEFFFKFGYAFLTITLIIMIWMSLARASMFSRETEETRYPPCTYNVMCTCSQSSTDLGIVHCKNVPFPALPRMVNQSKVFMLHMENTGLREIEPYFLQSTGMYRLKISGNHLTEIPDDAFTGLERSLWELILPQNDLVEIPSKSLRHLQKLRILDLSDNHITAIHHDSFRGLEESLQSLILGENCISMLQSHSFSGLLNLETLDLSGNSLFEIDPNVFIDGMPRLTRLLLTDNILSEIPYDALGPLKSLRTLDISHNVIWSLSGNETYDIKANTKLNLDNLHLEYNHIEVLPPNSFKYFDTVNRTFFDGNPIHTLRDDAFKPARIREIYMRYCGLTNISPVAFDSLVNSLQILDLSGNNLTKLHHKLFNNFDVLRVISMRDNKIKIPKPTETFNAMHYTLLKLDLSGDRNDPTNLQTLRKMRNMRSLSISRMGSSSVGPEDFKDFGVELEDLQITRASLSGIQSHAFKHVRGLKRLDFSENGISSIENDAFHEIGHSLISLKMSHGYSGSALPAEALRHLTSLQELDFSNNHISSMSDTSFHFLKNLRLLELHDNRIEQVLKGTFQGDIHSKLEEISLRFNHLTSISQHTFFDLEALRKLQLDDNKIDKVERRAFMNLDELEYLSLRGNKLNNLAEESFQNLPKLEILDMAFNQLPNFNFDYFDQVGTLSNLKVNVSHNQIRQLMYNSSWSGRNEHGGMYHSNIKILDLSHNNISIIYPGYFRPAEISLTHLHLGYNSLMNTTRDVFGNMPHLQWLDLSYNWIHELDFDAFKNTKQLQLVFFDHNYLTDIPQDIFKPVQGLRIVDFSHNKLRGLPDNLFYNGGMEKLDVSHNMLLKIPSSSLSSLAALTLCELHLSNNFISTIHSMDLSNKFRSLRYLDISYNYLLRIDDAVFATMPKLAVLDLSHNRDLKVMDKSFMGLETSLIKLGLENVSLSTVPEIRLKYLREFRLGYNELPSIPQELAHNMSNLRMLDLSNNDLTNVPLMTQSLPHLRRLMLSGNPITSLNNNSFDGVNEDLEMLDISNFRLHYFEYGCLDSLPHLRSLKLTAYSHLEHFNIPHLLRHHHNIRELWIEAPQPFTRIVKKGSGPTQEMQTVQLGMPTDLLREMEGHLPSKLTNITFSGPQFTNINERILRGMRSPYLYMQLFNTSLQALPPNFFKHMGRVRNISLDIRYHNRNLKKIPNPNTGAVPYLPNSVFLTDLKMSHTDLNCDCDLGWVEFWQRKRRQYICSSQTWTDTVFRTFMNSPCQVYGRHNCDDHDDDLRETRCDNKGGQQLLEALKFDLECGWDNANCKETALIVIAVCLGFVFWM